From the genome of bacterium, one region includes:
- a CDS encoding tetratricopeptide repeat protein codes for MPRRIQILTSLFVLSLLVAVSTGPALAGCPEGQQKEADFAFSQAGDFIKAQSWAQAIPQLQSALSICPEHANSLKYLGKAYFATEDFAQARTTFERLIEVRGKEAQSGDYMDLGKTYAKLKEYRLARQAYVNASRLAPEDCSILFNLAVMHNAVKDFPRSVEAFEQVLDGCPNLREKVLPELTKACRAAAERERGFGNVKEADLYAVKASEYGSQAGGSTGYQLIVEKMRAGDYTGAADLGDAFLKNNPESSRRDNVLLNLARCRTRLNQTDAAVAAYRQYFELKPSDSKSASEFSELLTKANRTDEALAVAEQFLAHVEDESQRVYLVYAQGKALEGAGRYMEAKEKFRWVAANATGEYKFWSQEEMQRQDQLEEIRQRQRQNAGR; via the coding sequence GTGCCGAGACGGATCCAGATCCTGACGTCGCTCTTCGTCCTCAGCCTCCTGGTCGCGGTTTCGACCGGCCCCGCGCTCGCCGGTTGCCCCGAGGGCCAGCAGAAGGAAGCCGACTTCGCCTTCTCGCAGGCGGGGGACTTCATCAAGGCCCAGAGCTGGGCCCAGGCGATCCCGCAGCTGCAGTCGGCGCTGAGCATCTGCCCCGAGCACGCCAATTCGCTGAAGTACCTGGGCAAGGCCTACTTCGCGACCGAGGACTTCGCGCAGGCGCGCACCACCTTCGAGCGCCTCATCGAGGTGCGCGGCAAGGAAGCCCAGTCCGGCGACTACATGGACCTAGGCAAGACCTACGCGAAGCTGAAGGAGTACCGCCTCGCCCGCCAGGCGTACGTCAACGCCAGCCGTCTGGCGCCCGAGGACTGCTCGATCCTCTTCAACCTGGCCGTGATGCACAACGCGGTGAAGGACTTCCCCCGCTCTGTCGAGGCCTTCGAGCAGGTGCTGGACGGCTGCCCGAACCTGCGCGAGAAGGTCCTGCCCGAACTGACCAAGGCCTGCCGGGCCGCGGCCGAGCGCGAGCGCGGCTTCGGCAACGTCAAGGAGGCCGACCTGTACGCGGTGAAGGCCTCCGAGTACGGATCGCAGGCGGGCGGCAGCACGGGCTACCAGCTGATCGTCGAGAAGATGCGCGCGGGCGACTACACGGGCGCCGCCGATCTCGGCGACGCCTTCCTGAAGAACAACCCCGAGAGCAGCCGCCGCGACAACGTGCTGCTGAACCTGGCGCGGTGCCGCACCCGGCTGAACCAGACCGACGCCGCGGTGGCGGCCTACCGCCAGTACTTCGAGCTGAAGCCGTCGGACAGCAAGAGCGCGAGCGAGTTCTCCGAGCTGCTGACGAAGGCCAACCGCACCGACGAGGCCCTCGCGGTCGCCGAGCAGTTCCTCGCGCACGTCGAGGACGAGTCGCAGAGGGTCTACCTGGTCTACGCCCAGGGCAAGGCCCTCGAGGGCGCCGGTCGCTACATGGAGGCCAAGGAGAAGTTCCGCTGGGTGGCGGCCAACGCCACCGGCGAGTACAAATTCTGGTCGCAGGAAGAGATGCAGCGGCAGGACCAGCTCGAGGAGATCCGCCAGCGCCAGCGCCAGAACGCCGGCCGCTGA
- the folK gene encoding 2-amino-4-hydroxy-6-hydroxymethyldihydropteridine diphosphokinase: MTEGPDPTGRRHGEATVTLGLGSNQGDRLSSLRRGWAAVCALAGVRPLDRSGIWETAYVGPGGPQPPYLNACARIGTSLSPRELLAALQKIERDCGRPPATHLQPRPLDLDILLFGDRLVREPDLVIPHPRLRERAFVLEPLAELDPGLILPDSGLTVGAVRAIIRAAGGPPVRPLPGGTLAWDGSDG, encoded by the coding sequence GTGACGGAGGGCCCCGACCCGACGGGGCGACGTCACGGCGAGGCGACGGTGACGCTCGGCCTGGGCAGCAACCAGGGCGACCGGCTGTCGTCGCTGCGCCGCGGCTGGGCGGCCGTGTGCGCCCTGGCCGGCGTGCGGCCCCTGGACCGCAGCGGGATCTGGGAGACCGCCTACGTCGGCCCCGGCGGCCCGCAGCCCCCCTACCTGAACGCCTGCGCCCGCATCGGGACGAGCCTGTCGCCGCGCGAGCTGCTGGCGGCCCTGCAGAAGATCGAGCGGGACTGCGGCCGTCCACCGGCCACCCACCTGCAGCCGCGGCCCCTCGACCTGGACATCCTGCTGTTCGGCGACCGGCTCGTGCGCGAGCCGGACCTGGTGATCCCCCACCCCCGCCTGCGGGAACGCGCCTTCGTGCTGGAACCGCTCGCGGAACTGGACCCCGGCCTGATCCTGCCCGATTCGGGGCTGACAGTCGGGGCGGTTCGTGCGATCATCCGCGCCGCAGGCGGGCCCCCGGTACGCCCCCTGCCCGGTGGAACCCTGGCCTGGGACGGGAGCGATGGCTGA
- a CDS encoding aminotransferase class I/II-fold pyridoxal phosphate-dependent enzyme, whose product MSRLQRLAPYLFTEIDRAKRVALAAGRDVIDLGIGDPDRPTPAPLLDAMAAAIRRPEHHRYPANRGSAALRQSAAAWLQRRHGVTVDPETQILALIGSKEGLAHLPLALLEEGDEVLVPDIGYPVYASATLLAGGVPRVFPLAADRGFLPDPAALAAAAGARTRLLFLNYPNNPTGATAAPGFYADVVAALRGTGVVIASDAAYLEVVPEGSRPASLLREADPSRERVVEFHSLSKMFNMTGWRVGFAAGHPEVIAALEQVKQNIDSGVFSAVQDVAAQALAPAGEDLLRDVMAVYPARRRLMTGALRAAGFEVFETEATFYVWARVPRGEDSFGFCRRALADASVVVTPGTGFGSGGEGWFRLSLTAPDERLAEAAERFRRL is encoded by the coding sequence ATGTCCCGACTGCAGCGCCTCGCGCCCTACCTCTTCACCGAGATCGACCGCGCCAAGCGCGTCGCGCTGGCGGCCGGGCGCGACGTCATCGACCTGGGCATCGGCGACCCCGACCGGCCCACGCCCGCGCCCCTGCTCGACGCGATGGCCGCCGCGATCCGGCGGCCGGAGCACCACCGCTACCCGGCCAACCGGGGTTCGGCGGCGCTGCGACAGTCAGCGGCGGCGTGGCTGCAGCGCCGCCACGGCGTCACGGTCGACCCGGAGACCCAGATCCTGGCCCTGATCGGCAGCAAGGAGGGGCTCGCGCACCTGCCGCTGGCCCTGCTGGAGGAGGGGGACGAGGTCCTGGTGCCGGACATCGGGTACCCGGTGTACGCGTCGGCCACGCTGCTGGCCGGGGGTGTGCCGCGCGTCTTCCCGCTGGCTGCCGACCGCGGCTTCCTGCCCGACCCCGCGGCTCTGGCCGCCGCCGCCGGCGCGCGCACGCGGCTGCTGTTCTTGAACTACCCGAACAACCCCACCGGCGCCACCGCCGCGCCCGGCTTCTACGCCGACGTCGTCGCCGCGCTGCGCGGCACGGGCGTCGTGATCGCCAGCGACGCGGCCTACCTCGAGGTGGTGCCCGAGGGCAGCCGCCCGGCGTCGCTGTTGCGCGAGGCGGACCCGTCGCGCGAGCGCGTCGTGGAGTTCCACAGCCTCTCGAAGATGTTCAACATGACGGGCTGGCGTGTCGGTTTCGCGGCGGGCCACCCCGAGGTGATCGCCGCGCTGGAACAGGTCAAGCAGAACATCGACAGCGGGGTGTTCTCGGCGGTCCAGGACGTGGCCGCGCAGGCGCTCGCGCCGGCGGGAGAGGACCTGCTGCGCGACGTCATGGCGGTCTACCCTGCCCGCCGCCGCCTGATGACGGGCGCGCTGCGCGCCGCGGGCTTCGAGGTCTTCGAGACGGAAGCCACGTTCTACGTGTGGGCGCGCGTGCCGCGGGGCGAGGACAGTTTCGGCTTCTGCCGGCGCGCGCTGGCGGACGCGTCGGTCGTGGTGACCCCCGGCACGGGTTTCGGCAGCGGGGGCGAGGGCTGGTTCCGGCTGTCCCTGACGGCCCCGGACGAGCGGCTGGCCGAGGCCGCGGAACGGTTCAGGAGGCTGTGA
- the folB gene encoding dihydroneopterin aldolase has protein sequence MDCIRLTGIDVYAYHGAHPAERELGQRFVIDVELWTDVQGAAISDSMQDALDYTLVHQRIIELTAGESFQLLEALAGRICDMLLTEFALDAATVTVHKPNPPIKNFLGSVSVTIDRTREDLLSRKARKPLHRHGHGESIQ, from the coding sequence ATGGATTGCATCCGACTCACCGGTATCGACGTCTACGCCTACCACGGGGCGCACCCGGCCGAGCGCGAGCTGGGGCAGCGCTTCGTCATCGACGTGGAGCTCTGGACCGACGTGCAGGGCGCCGCGATCAGCGACTCCATGCAGGACGCCCTGGACTACACCCTGGTCCACCAGCGGATCATCGAGCTGACGGCGGGGGAGTCGTTCCAACTGCTGGAGGCCCTGGCCGGCCGCATCTGCGACATGCTGCTGACCGAGTTCGCGCTGGACGCGGCGACCGTCACGGTCCACAAGCCGAACCCGCCCATCAAGAACTTCCTGGGCAGCGTGTCGGTGACCATCGACCGCACCCGCGAGGACCTGCTGTCCCGCAAGGCTCGCAAGCCCCTGCACCGGCACGGCCACGGGGAGTCCATCCAGTGA
- a CDS encoding deoxynucleoside kinase — protein MAEHGGAAATALPWRYIVVEGVIGAGKTSLTKRLAGHIGAQVNLEVVEENPFLVKFYQDRSALAFQTQLFFLLSRYRQQQGLLQGDLFAQSVVSDYLFAKDRIFANLNLRDDELVLYDQLATILEQRILQPDLVIFLQASTDVLMERIARRGRSFERDMNRDYIDALNGAYSYYFHHYRQTPLLVVNTNDFDYVNVPRDFERLFDQLREDFQGTRFFAPA, from the coding sequence ATGGCTGAGCACGGAGGCGCGGCGGCGACGGCGCTGCCCTGGCGTTACATCGTCGTGGAGGGCGTGATCGGGGCGGGCAAGACCAGCCTGACCAAGCGCCTGGCCGGTCACATCGGCGCCCAGGTGAACCTGGAGGTCGTGGAGGAGAATCCCTTCCTGGTGAAGTTCTACCAGGACCGTTCGGCCCTGGCCTTCCAGACCCAGCTCTTCTTCCTGCTTAGCCGCTACCGCCAGCAGCAGGGCCTGCTGCAGGGCGACCTCTTCGCCCAGTCGGTGGTCTCGGACTACCTCTTCGCGAAGGACCGCATCTTCGCCAACCTGAACCTGCGCGACGACGAGCTCGTGCTCTACGACCAGCTGGCCACGATCCTCGAGCAGCGCATCCTGCAGCCGGACCTGGTGATCTTCCTGCAGGCCTCGACCGACGTGCTCATGGAGCGCATCGCGCGGCGCGGCCGCAGCTTCGAGCGCGACATGAACCGCGACTACATCGATGCGCTCAACGGCGCCTACAGCTATTATTTCCACCACTACCGGCAGACGCCGCTGCTGGTGGTCAACACGAACGACTTCGACTACGTGAACGTGCCCCGGGACTTCGAGCGCCTCTTCGACCAGCTGCGCGAGGACTTCCAGGGAACCCGGTTCTTCGCGCCCGCCTGA
- the panB gene encoding 3-methyl-2-oxobutanoate hydroxymethyltransferase, translating to MEPQPNLEVFAARKRAGERIVMVTAYDLASAQIAREAGVDAVLVGDSLGMVVLGHETTLPVTIDDMVHHTAAVVRARPGVPVVADMPYGSFHVSPDDTVRHAIRLVKDGGATAVKVEGGRARAAILAALLAAEIPVMGHLGLTPQSVHRFGGFKVQGRGKDAAARLLDEAAFLEQAGCFAMVLECIPAELAALVTAAVGIPTIGIGAGPGCDGQILVFHDLLGLYRGRRPRFVKVYADLGDAAAAAVRRYAEEVRGGTFPAPEHCFHDAPDEDPDPARRAGKG from the coding sequence ATGGAGCCGCAGCCGAACCTCGAGGTCTTCGCCGCCCGCAAGCGCGCGGGGGAGCGGATCGTGATGGTGACGGCCTACGACCTCGCCTCGGCGCAGATCGCCCGCGAGGCCGGCGTCGACGCGGTGCTGGTGGGCGACTCGCTGGGCATGGTCGTGCTGGGCCACGAGACCACCCTGCCGGTGACGATCGACGACATGGTGCACCACACCGCGGCGGTCGTGCGCGCGCGGCCCGGCGTGCCGGTCGTCGCCGACATGCCCTACGGCAGCTTCCACGTCTCGCCCGACGACACGGTGCGCCACGCGATCCGGCTGGTGAAGGACGGCGGCGCGACGGCGGTCAAGGTCGAGGGCGGGCGCGCCCGCGCCGCGATCCTGGCGGCCCTGCTGGCGGCGGAGATCCCGGTCATGGGGCACCTGGGCCTCACGCCGCAGTCGGTGCACCGCTTCGGCGGGTTCAAGGTGCAGGGCCGCGGGAAGGACGCCGCCGCCCGCCTGCTGGACGAGGCCGCGTTCCTCGAGCAGGCCGGCTGCTTCGCCATGGTGCTGGAGTGCATCCCGGCGGAACTGGCCGCGCTTGTCACGGCCGCCGTCGGGATCCCGACCATCGGCATCGGCGCGGGTCCCGGCTGCGACGGCCAGATCCTGGTCTTCCACGACCTGCTGGGCCTCTACCGCGGCCGCCGCCCGCGCTTCGTCAAGGTCTACGCCGACCTGGGCGACGCGGCCGCGGCCGCCGTCCGCCGCTACGCCGAGGAGGTGCGCGGCGGGACCTTCCCGGCGCCCGAGCACTGCTTCCACGACGCGCCGGACGAGGACCCGGACCCGGCCCGTCGCGCCGGGAAGGGTTGA